A region of Maniola jurtina chromosome 7, ilManJurt1.1, whole genome shotgun sequence DNA encodes the following proteins:
- the LOC123866749 gene encoding glutathione S-transferase 1-like, with protein MPLKLYKMDVSPPACAAMMICEIHNVPVEMIELNLMEKEHLTPEYIKKNPLHTVPMLEDGDLYIHDSHAILTYVTDKYGKDDSLYPKDLKKRALVDQKMYFDVWFFLRVRNVTYPAIFEGVSQPPEKVLNAVREAYDNIETFLTHTKFIAADHMTVADVAVASTASTSRYVIPIDDKKYPKMHAWFSYMEKQPFFQKRTAAGSAKLKEILQQHLGCKLV; from the exons ATGCCgctaaaattatataaaatggaCGTGAGTCCGCCCGCTTGCGCCGCCATGATGATTTGCGAAATCCATAATGTACCCGTTGAGATGATTGAATTGAATCTTATGGAAAAGGAACACTTGACGCCTGAGTATATAAAG AAAAACCCATTGCATACTGTTCCTATGCTAGAAGATGGTGATTTGTATATACATGATAG ccACGCCATTCTAACATACGTAACGGATAAGTATGGCAAAGATGACTCCCTATATCCCAAAGATTTAAAGAAAAGAGCACTGGTAGACCAAAAGATGTATTTTGATGTGTGGTTTTTCTTGCGTGTGAGGAATGTAACG TATCCGGCAATCTTTGAGGGGGTTAGTCAGCCACCGGAGAAGGTATTGAATGCAGTACGCGAAGCCTACGACAACATTGAAACATTCCTCACCCACACTAAGTTTATTGCGGCCGACCACATGACTGTTGCCGATGTAGCTGTAGCCTCTACAGCCTCGACCTCACGTTACGTCATCCCAATTGATGACAAGAA GTACCCTAAAATGCATGCGTGGTTCTCGTATATGGAAAAGCAGCCTTTCTTCCAAAAACGAACTGCAGCAGGCTCAGCGAAACTTAAGGAAATCCTACAGCAGCATTTAGGCTGTAAATTAGTTTAG